In the Quercus lobata isolate SW786 chromosome 5, ValleyOak3.0 Primary Assembly, whole genome shotgun sequence genome, one interval contains:
- the LOC115990092 gene encoding LRR receptor-like serine/threonine-protein kinase IOS1, protein MELDHLITWLSFCLGMDYVISLAYRYYATNWLTEKSDVFSFGVVLLEIITGRLAITKAPEKLHIIKWVNSMLERGDVKNIVDPRLAGDLDINSVWKAIEVAMACVSPNSIQRPTMTYVVMELKQCLAMELARMHEGFEIDLDQISGMNFVHTGKTPLAR, encoded by the coding sequence ATGGAATTAGATCATTTAATTACCTGGTTATCTTTTTGCTTGGGTATGGATTATGTAATATCTTTGGCTTACAGGTACTATGCAACAAACTGGTTGACTGAGAAGAGTGATGTTTTCAGCTTTGGAGTTGTTCTATTGGAAATAATCACAGGACGACTTGCAATCACTAAAGCTCCGGAGAAACTTCATATAATTAAATGGGTTAATTCCATGCTTGAAAGAGGGGATGTTAAGAATATTGTGGATCCAAGGTTAGCAGGAGACCTTGACATTAATTCTGTTTGGAAAGCAATAGAAGTGGCAATGGCTTGTGTGTCTCCCAATTCCATCCAAAGGCCAACTATGACTTATGTAGTGATGGAATTAAAGCAATGTTTGGCAATGGAATTGGCTCGGAtgcatgagggctttgagataGATTTAGACCAAATCAGTGGAATGAACTTTGTGCATACTGGAAAAACTCCCTTGGCAAGGTAG